The following DNA comes from Pseudoalteromonas aliena SW19.
GTAGCCCGTGCACTTGATAGTTTGCCCGATCAAGTTCGACCGCCAGAAGTCTCTAAATCTAATAGTGATGAAAGCCCAATAGCATGGTTTGTATTAAACAGCGAAACAATGGACTCATTACAACTATCTGACTATGCACAGCGTTTTATAGTTGACCGTTTAGCCGTAGTAGATGGTGTATCTAATGTACGCATTGGTGGTGAACGCCAATATGCCATGAAAATTTGGCTAAATCGCCAAGCAATGGCCGCACGGGGTATTACCTCAAGCGACATAGAAAACACACTTCGTACAGAGAACGTTGAGTTACCGGCTGGCGAAATAGAATCAATAGACCGTGACTTCACCGTGCGAACAGCACGCAGCTATAAAGATCAACGCGATTTTGAAAATCTGGTTATTAAACGCGGTGAAGAAGGTTATTTAGTGCGTTTAGGTGAAGTCGCCGATGTTCACCTTGAAGCCGCCGATGACGAAAGCTTGTTTCGTGGTAACGGTCGTAACATGATTGGTTTGGGTATTGTAAAACAAGCTAAAGCAAACACACTTACCGTAGTCGATAACGCACGTAGCGAACTTGAAAAAATCAAACGAAACTTGCCTGAAGGGACCACTATTCAAGATAGCTATGATTCGTCTGTATTTATTAAAGAATCAATTAGTGAAGTTTACAGCACGCTTGCTATCTCTATGGGTTTAGTCGTGCTCGTTATATTTTTGTTTTTAGGCAATATAAGGGCAACACTTATACCAGCGGTGACTGTACCTGTCGCATTGGTTGGTAGCTTTATGTTTTTATTAGCTATGGGTTACTCAATCAACTTACTTACCCTACTAGCGCTAGTACTCGCTATCGGTTTAGTGGTAGATGATGCCATTGTCATGCTTGAAAACATTCACCGTCGTATTGAACTGGGTGAGCCGCCGTTACTAGCTGCATTTAGAGGCGCGCGTGAAGTCGGTTTTGCTATAGTAGCAACCACGCTTGTACTTATATCTGTGTTTGTACCACTGGTATTTATGGATGGTCGAATCGGTGCATTATTTACAGAATTCGCTATGGCGGTAAGTGCTGCCGTGTTTTTCTCAAGTGTTACGGCACTGACACTGGCACCTGCGCTATGCTCTAAAGTACTTAAAGTATCAGATAAACCAAACAAATTTAGCCAATGGATGGACCGTCAATTTACTAAAATTGAAGTCAGTTACCGCAAGTCACTCTCTACTAATATAACCCGTAAATGGGGCTTAATGGTGAGCTTATTATTAGCGGGCTTTGTTAGTTACTCACTGTTTTTACAAGTTCCCTCTGAGCTAACACCAAAAGAAGACCGTGGTACATTCTTTATCATGATGAGCGGCCCTGAAGGGGCAAGCTACGAAAACAACGCTGCTAATATGGCTAAAATAGAAGAGCGCTTAATGCCTTATTCTGAAGCAGGTGAACTGAGTCGCGTACTTGTTAGAGTACCTGGTTGGGGTGGCAGTGGCGGTGTTGCGATTGTGGGTATGGCCGATTGGGATAAACGCAAACGCTCAACGTGGGAAGTAATGGATGAAATAAGCGGTAAAATGCAAGAAGTGACTGATGTTCGTGCATTTGCCATTATGCGCCGTGGTATTGGCGGTGGTGGCTCATCTCGCCCTATTGAGTTTGTATTGCAAGGTAATGATTACGCACAACTTGCCGACTGGCGTGACCGTATAATTAAGCGTGCTGAGCAAAACCCTGGTCTTGTAAGAATTGACCATGATTACAAAGAAACTTTCCCGCAATTTTTAGTCAGCATAGATAAAAACAAAGCGGCTGATTTAGGCGTGTCGGTATCAGATGTAGGCCGTACGCTCGAAACAATGCTTGGTCAACGCCGCGTGACTACCTTTATTGATCGTGGTGAAGAATATGATGTGATTTTAAAAGGAACGAAAGAAGACTTTGCTAACCCGACCGACATTTCGAATATATACCTAAAATCACGTAGCGGTGAACTAGTGCCACTTGATAGCCTTATCAGCTTAAAAGAGGAAGCAACAGCCTCACGCTTAAACCGTTACAACCGTATGCGCGCAATAACGCTAAGCGCCAACTTAGCAGATGGCTATACGCTTGAAGAAGCACTTAACTTTTTAAACGAAGTCGCTGCTGAGGAAAACGATATAGACGGTGCAGTAGACTACAAAGGTGAGTCGCAACTTTATTACGAAGGCGCATCAGCAATGACCTACGTATTTATACTCGCGTTAACCGTGACCTTTTTAGTACTTGCGGCGCAGTTTGAAAGCTTTATGCACCCGTTTGTAATTATGCTTACCGTACCACTTGGTTTAATGGGTGCTATGTTTGGCCTTTGGGCTACAGGGCTTACCTTAAATATTTACAGCCAAATAGGTATTGTTATGCTCATCGGGTTAAGCGCTAAAAATGGTATTTTGATTGTTGAATTTACTAACCAATTACGCGATAAAGGCGTTGAATTTAGTGAAGCAATATTACAAGCTGCTACACAGCGCTTGCGCCCAATCATTATGACGTCATTAACAACCGTTATGAGCGCAGTGCCTTTAGTACTTGCCTCAGGCCCAGGTGCTGAAAGCCGTATGGTCATTGGTGTAGTCGTATTTACCGGTGTTATTGTATCAACCCTGCTAACTCTTTTTGTTGTACCAGCTGCATATTATGCACTTGCACGTAACACTCAATCACCTGAGTTTTTGCAGCAAAAATTAGACAAACAAGCCGCTGAAAAACCACTAGAAGAGATCTAGCTTCTTAATTGCGCCGTAACC
Coding sequences within:
- a CDS encoding efflux RND transporter permease subunit yields the protein MKITDTSVKRPVFAIVINLLLLTFGVVAFTMLPLREYPDIETPIVNISTEYTGASAEIIETKITQVIENRISGIEGIKSINSSSRNGRSNITIEFDINRDIDAASNDVRERVARALDSLPDQVRPPEVSKSNSDESPIAWFVLNSETMDSLQLSDYAQRFIVDRLAVVDGVSNVRIGGERQYAMKIWLNRQAMAARGITSSDIENTLRTENVELPAGEIESIDRDFTVRTARSYKDQRDFENLVIKRGEEGYLVRLGEVADVHLEAADDESLFRGNGRNMIGLGIVKQAKANTLTVVDNARSELEKIKRNLPEGTTIQDSYDSSVFIKESISEVYSTLAISMGLVVLVIFLFLGNIRATLIPAVTVPVALVGSFMFLLAMGYSINLLTLLALVLAIGLVVDDAIVMLENIHRRIELGEPPLLAAFRGAREVGFAIVATTLVLISVFVPLVFMDGRIGALFTEFAMAVSAAVFFSSVTALTLAPALCSKVLKVSDKPNKFSQWMDRQFTKIEVSYRKSLSTNITRKWGLMVSLLLAGFVSYSLFLQVPSELTPKEDRGTFFIMMSGPEGASYENNAANMAKIEERLMPYSEAGELSRVLVRVPGWGGSGGVAIVGMADWDKRKRSTWEVMDEISGKMQEVTDVRAFAIMRRGIGGGGSSRPIEFVLQGNDYAQLADWRDRIIKRAEQNPGLVRIDHDYKETFPQFLVSIDKNKAADLGVSVSDVGRTLETMLGQRRVTTFIDRGEEYDVILKGTKEDFANPTDISNIYLKSRSGELVPLDSLISLKEEATASRLNRYNRMRAITLSANLADGYTLEEALNFLNEVAAEENDIDGAVDYKGESQLYYEGASAMTYVFILALTVTFLVLAAQFESFMHPFVIMLTVPLGLMGAMFGLWATGLTLNIYSQIGIVMLIGLSAKNGILIVEFTNQLRDKGVEFSEAILQAATQRLRPIIMTSLTTVMSAVPLVLASGPGAESRMVIGVVVFTGVIVSTLLTLFVVPAAYYALARNTQSPEFLQQKLDKQAAEKPLEEI